Proteins from one Desulfonema limicola genomic window:
- a CDS encoding YihY/virulence factor BrkB family protein has product MEKIKEKIFLAVNFIKKDVWRIRTKNLSPGKKFSIKFIRIILLTIRSFNENQCPLRASALTFYTVLSIVPLAAMAFGIAKGFGVEKLLEKRLLENFQGQEDVMIKVFDFARTMLETTKGGLIAGIGIAVLFWTVIKVLGHIESSLNAIWNIKNSRTPGRKLSDYLSFMFIAPTLVIVSGSVNVFIQTQVIMITQKISLLGIFSPLIFFGLKFLPYTLIWILFTIIYTLMPNGRVQILSGALAGITAGTIYQLAQWFYINFQVGVASYGAIYGSFAALPLFLVWLQVSWLIVLFGACISASHQNVDIYEFEPDSRQISPGFKKLLSLQAAHLLINNFAKGREPLSGVQISDKLEIPIYLTEKILQSLIDSKIILYAKTNSDENTFYQPARDINHITIKYVLDALDHNGVKEIPVAQNQTFESLSKALESFNNAVENSSENKLLKDL; this is encoded by the coding sequence ATGGAAAAAATCAAGGAAAAAATCTTTCTTGCAGTAAATTTTATCAAAAAAGATGTATGGCGTATCCGCACAAAAAATCTTTCACCTGGTAAAAAATTTTCAATCAAATTTATAAGAATAATCCTGCTGACAATAAGGAGTTTTAATGAGAACCAATGCCCCCTTAGAGCCTCAGCTCTTACATTTTATACTGTATTATCTATTGTTCCTCTTGCTGCAATGGCTTTTGGAATAGCAAAAGGATTTGGAGTTGAAAAACTCCTGGAAAAAAGGCTTTTGGAAAATTTCCAGGGTCAGGAAGATGTAATGATAAAGGTCTTTGATTTTGCAAGAACTATGCTGGAAACAACCAAGGGGGGGCTGATTGCAGGTATTGGTATTGCAGTATTGTTCTGGACTGTTATCAAGGTATTGGGGCATATTGAAAGTTCTTTAAATGCTATCTGGAATATTAAAAATTCAAGAACACCAGGCAGAAAACTGAGTGATTATCTGTCTTTTATGTTTATTGCCCCTACCCTTGTTATTGTATCAGGCAGTGTTAATGTTTTTATACAAACCCAGGTAATTATGATTACCCAGAAAATATCCCTGCTTGGCATATTCAGCCCTCTGATATTTTTTGGTTTAAAATTCCTGCCTTATACCCTGATCTGGATATTGTTTACAATAATTTATACACTTATGCCAAATGGCAGGGTTCAAATTTTATCAGGGGCTTTGGCAGGCATTACAGCAGGGACAATATATCAGCTTGCCCAATGGTTTTATATTAATTTCCAGGTTGGAGTAGCAAGCTATGGAGCAATATATGGAAGTTTTGCAGCCCTGCCTCTTTTCCTGGTCTGGCTTCAGGTAAGCTGGCTCATAGTTCTTTTTGGGGCATGTATATCAGCTTCTCATCAAAATGTTGATATTTACGAGTTTGAACCTGACAGCAGGCAGATAAGCCCTGGTTTTAAAAAACTGCTTTCCCTGCAGGCAGCCCATCTTTTAATTAATAACTTTGCCAAAGGCAGAGAGCCTTTATCTGGGGTGCAGATTTCAGATAAACTGGAAATACCCATTTATCTTACGGAAAAAATACTGCAAAGCTTGATAGACAGTAAAATTATATTATATGCAAAAACCAATTCAGATGAAAATACTTTTTATCAGCCTGCCAGGGATATAAATCATATAACTATTAAATACGTTCTAGATGCCCTGGATCATAACGGGGTAAAGGAAATACCTGTTGCCCAGAACCAGACTTTTGAAAGCCTGTCAAAAGCACTTGAAAGTTTTAATAATGCTGTTGAAAACTCATCTGAAAACAAATTGTTAAAGGATTTGTAA
- a CDS encoding carboxypeptidase regulatory-like domain-containing protein: MKSCTIFQTLNFSKQTIINTIIVAVLLLSFLTQSSPVLASGSDSFGTAYEISGLSGQTSGTNIEASKEPGEPEHAGQPGIASLWWKWTAPENALFNFNTKGSDFDTLLGIYTGYSLDSLVQEAANDQDGSSDGTSSASFTAQAGTDYYIAVDGRYGASGNIVLNWRKAVSPANDNFADAFLVSGISGQESGSNLDATKETGEPEHASVQGGVSVWWTWTSEDTGYYSFDTKGTDFYTLLGIYTGSSPDTLVKTAAWYESVTFKAQAGTKYYIAIDGWYGAMGNIVLNWKKLSPENDNFASAALISGLSGRISGSNDQATKEPGEPNHAGEIGGTSVWWSWTAPENGYVSIDTLGTVFDTLLGIYTGTSLDTLVNTAQGYNSVSFFVNSGMVYYIALDGRNAAQGDIVLNWKTLRPPENDNFADAVLITGLSGTVDGSNIDAAKETGEPDHAGSPGGASIWWKWTAPENSFFSFDTNGSSFSSILLGVYTGSSLNNLIEKASSFTNLFAGLTFYAQAGVSYYIAADGYKGASGDISLNWKKITPPENDNFVNALELTGISGHAAGSNIDATKEPGEPAHAGDLGGASVWWTWTGPENAVFTFDTSASGFYTVLGIYTGEGPDNLTEVQGRENSHDPYGRSSYTFYVQQGVQYYIAVDGWYGASGSIILNWKKFNDNIDDADLLTGLSGRVSGSNVYATRELGEPDHAGTQGGKSIWWVWTAPETGFFYFDTIGSDFDTLLAVYIDSAGLNPVAANDDNGSETKTSSLTFYAFGGTRYYIAVDGWYNDSGNIVLNHKKASAPLNDNFASPNLLTGLAGRVEGTNILASKETGEPNHADEYGGKSVWWTWTSSQSTRVSFDLYETSFDALLGIYTGTDIDSLVKVIDQNPDDPGKITFDTQADTLYYIAVDGWNKSSGNIILNWETVFPLANDNFSQAALLTGISGWTAGANILCSKEPGEPAHAGDMGGYSVWWKWMAPENGSYVFDTTGTQFTSLIAVYTGSSIDNLTNIAGIISNGTKGAGFQAQAGVQYYIAVDGYAGMSGNIILNWYKVYDNFAEPGIITGLSGHIAGSNLFASKEAGEPDHAGQPGGASVWWTWTAPEQGYYIFDTFGSNFNSLLGIYTGSSIDNLTEAGSISGGKSLKFAAGEGDRYFIAVDSINSDYGRIILNWKKFNDNFADAVDLIDSSGQTGSGQTSSGQTTGTSIDASKEAGEPAHAGQAGGASVWWTWTLPEIYQDSSKIFKLRINTSASDFETILAVYTGLDLNSLTPAASGTYNLEFTAIYNEKYYIAIDGYNGNSGNINIDWEIIIMENPVNPNISGIVQDNANNPVAGARIKTSSTNIVKSQADGRYSMYSPGGTYKLIAQAVGYQTYSTQIIVPEEETIIQDIMMMPVNDIIKGDINQDSKIDLADAVLGLQIVTSITIIPEKDYKMADVNNDMRIGLEDVIYILNNTAR, translated from the coding sequence ATGAAATCATGCACTATATTCCAGACTCTCAATTTTAGTAAACAAACCATAATAAATACGATTATTGTTGCTGTATTATTGTTATCTTTTTTAACACAATCTTCCCCGGTGCTGGCTTCCGGTTCCGATAGTTTTGGCACGGCTTATGAAATTTCAGGGCTTTCGGGCCAGACATCAGGAACAAATATTGAAGCTTCAAAAGAACCTGGAGAGCCTGAACATGCAGGTCAGCCAGGCATAGCTTCGCTCTGGTGGAAATGGACAGCACCTGAAAATGCTTTATTTAACTTTAACACAAAAGGGTCTGATTTTGATACCCTTTTGGGTATTTATACAGGTTACAGCCTGGATTCCCTTGTACAGGAAGCAGCTAACGACCAGGACGGCAGCTCTGATGGAACCAGCAGCGCATCATTTACTGCCCAGGCAGGTACAGATTATTATATTGCAGTTGACGGGCGTTACGGAGCTTCTGGAAACATTGTTTTAAACTGGAGAAAAGCTGTTTCCCCTGCAAATGATAATTTTGCAGATGCTTTCCTGGTTTCAGGCATTTCAGGCCAGGAGTCTGGCTCAAATCTTGATGCTACAAAAGAAACTGGAGAACCGGAACATGCATCTGTTCAAGGCGGGGTTTCTGTATGGTGGACATGGACATCAGAAGACACCGGTTATTATTCCTTTGATACCAAAGGAACGGATTTTTATACACTTCTTGGAATTTATACAGGTTCAAGCCCTGATACCCTTGTTAAGACTGCAGCCTGGTATGAAAGTGTTACCTTTAAGGCCCAGGCAGGTACCAAATATTATATTGCAATAGACGGCTGGTACGGAGCCATGGGAAATATTGTTTTAAACTGGAAAAAATTATCCCCTGAAAATGATAATTTTGCCAGTGCTGCTTTAATTTCAGGTCTTTCAGGCCGGATATCAGGTTCAAACGATCAGGCCACAAAAGAACCAGGGGAGCCAAATCATGCAGGGGAGATTGGAGGAACATCTGTATGGTGGTCATGGACAGCACCGGAAAACGGCTATGTTTCCATTGATACACTGGGCACTGTTTTTGATACTCTGCTGGGAATTTATACCGGCACCTCGCTTGATACCCTTGTCAATACAGCCCAGGGCTATAACAGTGTATCTTTTTTTGTAAACTCAGGCATGGTATATTATATTGCTCTTGATGGAAGAAATGCTGCCCAGGGAGATATTGTCTTAAACTGGAAAACCCTGAGACCCCCTGAAAATGATAATTTTGCTGATGCAGTCCTGATTACCGGGCTTTCAGGCACAGTTGACGGATCAAATATTGACGCTGCAAAAGAAACAGGGGAACCAGATCATGCAGGAAGTCCTGGAGGAGCATCAATATGGTGGAAATGGACAGCACCGGAAAACTCTTTTTTCAGTTTTGATACAAATGGTTCAAGTTTTTCCAGCATACTGCTTGGTGTTTACACTGGTTCAAGCCTTAATAATCTTATAGAAAAAGCAAGCTCATTTACAAATCTTTTTGCAGGATTAACCTTTTATGCTCAAGCAGGTGTCAGCTACTATATTGCAGCAGACGGGTACAAAGGAGCATCAGGAGATATAAGCCTTAACTGGAAAAAGATTACTCCTCCTGAAAATGATAATTTTGTAAATGCCTTAGAATTAACGGGTATTTCAGGACATGCGGCCGGATCAAATATAGATGCTACAAAAGAACCAGGAGAGCCGGCTCATGCAGGGGATCTGGGAGGAGCATCTGTCTGGTGGACCTGGACTGGTCCTGAAAATGCTGTTTTTACTTTTGATACAAGTGCTTCAGGTTTTTACACTGTCCTAGGCATATATACTGGTGAAGGTCCTGACAATCTCACAGAGGTTCAAGGCAGGGAAAACAGTCATGATCCTTATGGCAGAAGCAGTTATACATTTTATGTTCAGCAGGGTGTTCAATATTATATAGCTGTTGACGGATGGTATGGGGCTTCGGGCAGCATTATATTAAACTGGAAAAAATTTAATGATAATATTGATGATGCTGATCTTCTTACTGGTTTGTCGGGCCGTGTATCTGGTTCAAATGTTTATGCTACCAGGGAATTAGGAGAACCAGATCATGCAGGCACACAAGGAGGAAAATCAATATGGTGGGTATGGACAGCACCGGAAACAGGATTCTTTTATTTTGATACAATCGGGTCTGATTTTGATACCCTTCTGGCAGTATATATAGACTCAGCCGGACTGAACCCAGTTGCTGCCAATGACGACAATGGCAGTGAAACCAAAACCAGTTCCCTGACATTTTACGCTTTTGGCGGAACCAGGTATTATATTGCTGTTGACGGCTGGTACAATGATTCAGGAAATATTGTTTTAAACCACAAAAAAGCATCTGCCCCTTTAAATGATAATTTTGCCAGTCCAAATTTGCTGACCGGACTTGCAGGCCGGGTGGAGGGTACAAATATCCTGGCTTCAAAAGAAACAGGCGAACCCAATCATGCAGATGAATATGGAGGAAAATCAGTCTGGTGGACATGGACATCTTCACAAAGCACAAGGGTTTCTTTTGATCTTTATGAAACCTCTTTTGATGCTCTTCTGGGAATTTATACTGGCACGGATATAGACAGCCTTGTAAAAGTAATAGATCAAAACCCTGATGATCCAGGCAAAATCACCTTTGATACCCAGGCAGACACCCTGTATTATATTGCTGTTGACGGCTGGAACAAATCATCAGGAAACATAATATTAAACTGGGAAACAGTATTTCCCCTGGCAAATGATAATTTTTCCCAGGCAGCATTGCTCACAGGTATTTCAGGCTGGACTGCAGGAGCAAATATCCTGTGTTCCAAGGAGCCTGGAGAACCTGCTCATGCAGGAGATATGGGGGGATATTCTGTATGGTGGAAATGGATGGCACCTGAAAACGGTTCATATGTATTTGATACAACAGGAACTCAATTTACATCCCTTATTGCAGTTTATACAGGCTCAAGTATTGACAATCTTACAAATATTGCAGGAATAATATCAAATGGTACAAAAGGGGCTGGGTTCCAGGCCCAGGCTGGGGTACAATATTATATTGCGGTTGACGGTTATGCAGGAATGTCGGGAAATATTATTCTTAACTGGTACAAGGTTTATGATAATTTTGCAGAACCAGGCATAATCACAGGACTTTCCGGCCACATTGCAGGCTCAAATCTTTTTGCTTCAAAAGAAGCAGGAGAACCAGATCACGCAGGCCAGCCTGGAGGAGCATCAGTATGGTGGACATGGACAGCACCAGAACAGGGTTATTATATCTTTGATACCTTTGGCTCAAATTTTAACTCCCTTCTTGGAATATATACCGGCTCAAGCATTGATAATCTTACAGAAGCGGGATCAATATCAGGCGGTAAAAGCCTGAAATTCGCAGCCGGGGAAGGAGATCGTTATTTTATAGCAGTTGACAGCATAAACAGTGATTATGGCAGGATCATTCTAAACTGGAAAAAATTTAATGATAATTTTGCAGATGCAGTTGATCTTATAGATAGTTCAGGCCAGACTGGATCTGGACAGACCAGTTCTGGTCAGACAACAGGAACCAGCATTGATGCATCAAAAGAAGCAGGGGAACCAGCTCATGCAGGTCAGGCAGGAGGAGCATCAGTCTGGTGGACATGGACATTGCCTGAAATTTATCAAGACAGTTCAAAAATATTCAAACTTCGAATTAATACATCTGCTTCAGATTTTGAAACAATTCTTGCAGTATATACCGGCCTGGATTTAAACAGTCTTACACCCGCAGCATCAGGTACTTATAACCTTGAGTTTACAGCTATATACAATGAAAAATATTATATTGCCATAGACGGCTATAATGGAAATTCCGGCAATATTAATATAGACTGGGAGATTATTATTATGGAAAATCCTGTTAATCCAAATATTTCAGGAATAGTTCAAGATAATGCTAACAACCCTGTTGCAGGAGCAAGGATAAAAACATCCAGCACAAACATTGTAAAAAGCCAGGCAGATGGAAGATATTCCATGTACAGCCCGGGGGGTACATATAAACTTATTGCCCAGGCAGTGGGATATCAAACATATTCAACCCAGATAATAGTGCCTGAAGAAGAAACCATAATTCAGGATATTATGATGATGCCTGTAAATGATATAATTAAAGGAGATATAAATCAGGATTCAAAAATTGACCTGGCTGATGCAGTTCTTGGACTGCAGATTGTAACAAGCATAACAATAATCCCTGAAAAAGATTATAAAATGGCAGATGTAAACAATGACATGCGTATAGGGCTTGAGGATGTAATTTATATATTAAACAATACTGCCAGGTAA
- a CDS encoding acyl carrier protein codes for MAITREEIQKKLLEIFEINFEIENPGLDDNLRDEHGFDSIDAIELLSEIEKMLGLTLSQEQKKQAMDIRTINQICNYIESLEKR; via the coding sequence ATGGCAATAACAAGGGAAGAAATACAGAAAAAGCTTTTGGAGATTTTTGAAATAAATTTTGAAATAGAAAACCCGGGCTTAGATGACAATTTAAGGGATGAGCATGGATTTGACAGTATAGATGCCATAGAACTTTTATCTGAAATTGAAAAAATGCTGGGTCTGACCCTGTCTCAGGAACAAAAAAAGCAGGCTATGGATATACGGACTATCAATCAAATTTGCAATTATATCGAATCTCTGGAAAAAAGGTGA
- a CDS encoding beta-ketoacyl-[acyl-carrier-protein] synthase family protein → MKGRRVVITAGSAITPIGHGKEAIVNSLLNGVSGVKPLKKDDLLAGLIHSGVFGTIDYPIDYGFERRFRKTMGPVAFYACKAVKDVLEAAGLDENFITSGRLGVSFGSTHGSPTVQRDIYKNFFSESKDNFRSINAVDYLKSMVHTTAVNITKMFGITGRVVASSTACTTSSQSIGFGYEMVKYGMQDAMICGGADEYDTTTVAVFDNLLACSTAFNDNPELTPRPFEARRDGLVVGEGAGAVLLEEYESAKKRGAEILGEIIGFSCNNNGGDLILPNVNGIKETIRIGLEDANIRSDSVDFISAHATATKMGDVIEARAIHSIYGDVPRVTGLKSYMGHTMGACGVIETLMTLYMMEKGFIAPTLHLDEIDERCSMIHHVTKVCQSEIRIAAIQNFAFGGVNTCLIVKKFN, encoded by the coding sequence ATGAAAGGGAGAAGAGTTGTTATTACAGCCGGGTCAGCAATTACACCCATTGGACACGGTAAAGAAGCAATTGTCAACAGTCTGCTCAATGGTGTTTCCGGGGTTAAGCCCTTGAAAAAAGATGACCTGCTGGCTGGATTAATCCATTCCGGAGTTTTTGGAACTATAGATTATCCCATAGACTATGGTTTTGAACGCCGTTTCAGGAAAACAATGGGGCCTGTGGCCTTTTATGCCTGCAAAGCAGTAAAGGATGTGCTGGAAGCAGCAGGGCTGGATGAAAATTTTATTACTTCAGGAAGGCTTGGGGTTTCCTTTGGCTCTACCCACGGAAGCCCTACTGTTCAAAGAGATATATATAAAAATTTTTTTAGTGAATCTAAAGATAATTTCCGTTCCATAAATGCTGTGGATTACCTTAAATCTATGGTTCATACCACTGCTGTTAATATTACCAAGATGTTTGGCATTACAGGCAGGGTTGTGGCCTCTTCCACAGCCTGCACTACAAGCAGCCAGTCCATAGGTTTTGGTTATGAAATGGTAAAATACGGAATGCAGGATGCCATGATATGCGGGGGTGCAGATGAGTATGATACAACCACTGTTGCTGTATTTGACAACCTGCTTGCATGTTCAACAGCTTTTAACGATAATCCAGAACTGACACCCAGGCCCTTTGAAGCCCGCAGAGACGGTCTTGTAGTAGGGGAAGGCGCAGGAGCAGTTTTGCTTGAAGAATATGAATCTGCTAAAAAGCGGGGAGCTGAAATACTTGGGGAAATAATAGGTTTTTCCTGTAATAATAATGGAGGGGATTTAATTCTTCCCAATGTAAACGGGATAAAAGAAACCATAAGAATCGGGCTTGAAGATGCCAATATCCGTTCAGATTCAGTGGATTTTATAAGCGCCCATGCTACTGCAACCAAAATGGGAGATGTAATTGAAGCCAGGGCAATCCACAGTATTTATGGTGATGTACCCAGAGTTACTGGTTTAAAAAGCTATATGGGACATACAATGGGGGCCTGCGGAGTAATTGAAACATTGATGACCTTATATATGATGGAAAAAGGCTTTATTGCTCCTACACTGCATCTGGATGAAATAGATGAACGCTGCAGTATGATTCACCATGTAACAAAAGTCTGCCAGTCTGAAATCAGGATTGCAGCTATCCAGAATTTTGCTTTTGGCGGGGTTAATACATGTCTTATAGTCAAAAAATTTAATTAA
- a CDS encoding 4Fe-4S dicluster domain-containing protein — MAFNPIVDHDKCVGCEECAEVCPVEVFQMQDGKSVPVNADECIGCESCVEVCEEDAIVVEEI, encoded by the coding sequence ATGGCTTTTAATCCCATAGTTGACCATGATAAATGTGTAGGTTGTGAAGAATGTGCCGAAGTCTGCCCTGTTGAAGTATTTCAAATGCAGGATGGAAAATCTGTTCCTGTTAATGCTGATGAATGTATTGGATGTGAAAGCTGTGTAGAAGTGTGCGAAGAAGATGCAATTGTTGTTGAAGAAATCTAA
- a CDS encoding FAD-dependent oxidoreductase has product MSSSLRVLIIGGVACGPKTASRLRRLMPDADITMIERDQLVSYGACGLPYYVEGEFININALTHTQVGLPRTPEFFQKTKGFKTLTRTEALSIDRKNKTVRLKNLDTDEETDMAYDKLVIAAGGSAFRPPIPGLDLKNVWFMTHPEHARTLVDEIKDQGFKKAVMVGAGFIGMEITEALTNKGLDVTMVEMFDQVMPGVLDKDIAEYVQLHLDDNEVELALGERVTALNPDESGQKAVSVQTDKQTIDTDCVIIAVGTRPNDSLAREAGLSCMDKGGIIINDYCQTSDPDIYAGGDCAVNRYVSSIAGNPMYVPLGSTANKHGRVIADHIAGMRVPFEGIAGTGIVKCFEFNIGRTGMTEKMAKQMNLDYEVITWGGPDRPHYMKTARYMLIKMLASKRDRKLLGVQAAGMGDVAKRVDAAAAVIFFGGTLDQLAGIDLAYAPPYGPPLDPIAVCAHILSNKMDGISRSLSVEEAKKRMDTTDAVMLDVREPDENKLLTIKCDPDRHFHIPLGELRERIDELPKDKDILSYCKISLRGYEAQLILNQAGFDRVWFIEGGHEAWYYGLNYLGM; this is encoded by the coding sequence ATGTCATCTTCATTGAGAGTTCTTATTATCGGAGGTGTAGCCTGCGGCCCTAAAACAGCAAGCCGCCTTCGCAGGTTAATGCCGGATGCAGACATTACCATGATTGAAAGGGATCAACTGGTATCTTATGGAGCCTGCGGGCTTCCTTATTATGTGGAAGGAGAGTTCATTAATATCAATGCCCTTACCCATACCCAGGTAGGACTGCCGAGAACTCCTGAATTTTTTCAAAAAACAAAAGGATTTAAAACCCTGACCCGTACCGAAGCACTAAGCATTGACAGGAAGAATAAAACAGTCAGGTTAAAAAATCTGGATACTGATGAAGAAACAGACATGGCCTATGATAAACTGGTTATTGCTGCGGGAGGTTCTGCATTTCGTCCCCCGATTCCTGGACTTGATCTAAAAAATGTCTGGTTCATGACCCATCCTGAACATGCCAGAACCCTGGTAGATGAAATTAAAGACCAGGGATTTAAAAAAGCTGTAATGGTTGGTGCCGGGTTTATTGGTATGGAAATAACCGAAGCGCTTACCAATAAAGGGCTGGATGTTACAATGGTTGAGATGTTTGATCAGGTTATGCCAGGTGTTCTTGATAAAGATATTGCAGAATATGTCCAGCTTCATTTAGATGATAATGAGGTTGAACTGGCACTTGGAGAGCGTGTTACAGCCTTAAATCCTGATGAATCAGGACAAAAAGCAGTGTCAGTTCAAACAGATAAACAGACCATTGATACAGACTGCGTTATTATTGCAGTGGGAACCCGCCCTAATGACAGTCTTGCAAGGGAAGCAGGATTATCATGTATGGATAAAGGCGGTATTATTATTAATGATTACTGCCAGACAAGTGATCCTGATATTTATGCAGGAGGGGATTGTGCTGTAAACCGTTATGTCAGCAGTATTGCCGGCAATCCCATGTATGTTCCTCTGGGTTCAACTGCAAACAAACATGGCCGTGTTATTGCAGACCATATTGCAGGCATGAGGGTTCCTTTTGAAGGTATTGCAGGAACCGGTATTGTTAAATGTTTTGAATTTAATATCGGCAGAACAGGAATGACCGAAAAAATGGCAAAACAGATGAATCTTGATTACGAGGTCATAACCTGGGGAGGGCCTGACAGACCCCATTACATGAAAACTGCCCGTTATATGCTTATAAAAATGCTGGCTTCAAAACGTGATAGAAAACTTCTTGGTGTTCAGGCTGCCGGCATGGGCGATGTTGCCAAACGTGTTGATGCAGCAGCAGCAGTGATTTTCTTTGGCGGGACATTAGACCAGCTTGCAGGCATTGACCTGGCATATGCACCCCCATACGGCCCCCCTCTTGATCCCATTGCAGTCTGTGCCCATATCCTTTCCAACAAGATGGACGGCATAAGCAGATCACTCTCTGTTGAGGAAGCAAAAAAACGCATGGATACAACTGATGCTGTTATGCTTGATGTGAGGGAACCTGATGAAAATAAACTTCTTACTATTAAATGTGATCCTGACAGGCATTTTCATATTCCCCTGGGAGAGTTAAGGGAGCGTATTGATGAACTGCCTAAAGATAAGGATATCTTGTCCTATTGCAAAATAAGCCTTAGAGGTTATGAAGCACAGCTTATTCTTAATCAGGCAGGTTTTGACAGGGTATGGTTTATTGAAGGAGGCCATGAAGCCTGGTATTATGGATTGAACTATCTTGGAATGTAA
- a CDS encoding gamma carbonic anhydrase family protein produces MYLYEYKGKKPRIGNNVFIAPNATIIGDVIIDDNSSVWYNTVIRADSASITIGKKTNIQDNCTIHVDDGKPTLIGDNVTVGHNAVVHGCTIEDNCLVGMNSTILTGAYIKKGSIIASNALVKENQKVGPRHLVAGIPAALKKEMDESIIEVIQIPADIYIEKALEFKDLKKIEQ; encoded by the coding sequence ATGTATTTATATGAATATAAAGGAAAAAAGCCAAGAATTGGCAATAATGTATTTATTGCACCCAATGCCACTATTATTGGTGATGTAATCATAGATGATAATTCAAGCGTATGGTACAATACTGTTATAAGAGCGGATTCTGCATCCATTACTATTGGAAAAAAAACAAATATTCAGGATAATTGTACAATACATGTAGATGACGGTAAACCCACCTTAATAGGAGATAATGTAACTGTGGGGCATAATGCTGTGGTTCATGGATGCACTATTGAAGACAATTGTCTTGTAGGCATGAATTCAACAATATTAACAGGAGCATATATTAAAAAAGGCTCAATTATTGCATCCAATGCCCTTGTAAAAGAAAATCAGAAAGTCGGCCCCCGCCATCTTGTAGCAGGAATACCGGCTGCATTAAAAAAGGAAATGGATGAATCAATTATTGAGGTTATACAGATTCCTGCTGATATATATATAGAAAAAGCCCTTGAATTTAAGGATTTAAAAAAGATTGAACAATAA